Proteins from a genomic interval of Eulemur rufifrons isolate Redbay chromosome 10, OSU_ERuf_1, whole genome shotgun sequence:
- the SLC6A7 gene encoding sodium-dependent proline transporter yields the protein MKKLQAAHLRKPVTPDLLMTPSDQGDVDLDVDFAADRGNWTGKLDFLLSCIGYCVGLGNVWRFPYRAYTNGGGAFLVPYFLMLAICGIPLFFLELSLGQFSSLGPLAVWKISPLFKGAGAAMLLIVGLVAIYYNMIIAYVLFYLFASLTSNLPWEHCGNWWNTDLCLEHRGSKDGNGALPLNLTYTVSPSEEYWSRYVLHIQGSQGIGSPGAIRWNLCLCLLLAWVIVFLCILKGVKSSGKVVYFTATFPYLILLMLLVRGVTLPGAWKGIQFYLTPQFHHLLSSKVWIEAALQIFYSLGVGFGGLLTFASYNTFHQNIYRDTFIVTLGNAITSILAGFAIFSVLGYMSQELGVPVDQVAKAGPGLAFVVYPQAMTMLPLSPFWSFLFFFMLLTLGLDSQFAFLETIVTAVTDEFPYYLRPKKVVFSGLICVAMYLLGLVLTTEGGMYWLVLLDDYSASFGLMVVVITTCLAVTRVYGIQRFCRDIHMMLGFKPGLYFRACWLFLSPATLLALLVYSIVKYQPSEYGSYRFPPWAELLGILMGLLSCLLIPAGMLVAVLREEGSLWERLQQASRPAMDWGPSLEENRTGMYVATLAGSQSPKPLMVHMRKYGGITSFENTAIEVDREIAEEEESMM from the exons ATGAAGAAGCTGCAGGCAGCTCACCTCCGCAAG CCCGTCACCCCTGACCTGCTGATGACCCCGAGTGACCAGGGTGATGTCGACCTGGACGTGGACTTTGCTGCCGACCGGGGCAACTGGACCGGCAAGCTGGACTTCCTGCTGTCCTGCATCGGCTACTGTGTGGGCCTGGGGAACGTCTGGCGCTTTCCCTACCGAGCCTACACCAACGGAGGAG GCGCCTTCCTCGTGCCCTACTTCCTCATGCTGGCCATCTGCGGCATCCCCCTCTTCTTCCTCGAGCTCTCTCTGGGCCAGTTCTCCAGCCTGGGGCCCCTGGCCGTCTGGAAAATCAGCCCCCTCTTCAAAG GTGCTGGCGCAGCCATGCTGCTCATCGTGGGCCTGGTGGCCATCTACTACAACATGATCATCGCCTACGTCCTCTTCTACCTCTTCGCCTCCCTCACCAGCAACCTGCCCTGGGAGCACTGTGGCAACTGGTGGAACACGGACCTCTGCCTGGAGCACAGAGGCTCCAAGGACGGCAACGGGGCCCTGCCCCTCAACCTCACCTACACCGTCAGCCCCAGCGAGGAGTACTGGAG CCGCTACGTCCTCCACATCCAAGGCAGCCAGGGCATCGGCAGTCCTGGGGCGATCCGCTGGaacctctgcctctgcctgctgCTGGCCTGGGTCATCGTGTTCCTCTGTATCCTCAAGGGTGTGAAGTCCTCCGGCAAG GTGGTGTATTTCACGGCCACGTTCCCCTACCTCATCCTGCTCATGCTGCTGGTCCGCGGAGTCACCCTCCCGGGGGCCTGGAAGGGCATCCAGTTCTATCTCACCCCCCAGTTCCACCACCTGTTGTCTTCCAAG GTGTGGATCGAAGCTGCTCTTCAGATCTTCTACTCCCTGGGTGTGGGCTTCGGGGGTCTCCTCACTTTTGCCTCCTACAACACGTTTCACCAGAACATCTATAG AGACACCTTCATTGTCACTCTGGGCAATGCCATCACCAGCATCCTGGCTGGCTTTGCAATCTTTTCCGTGCTGGGCTACATGTCTCAGGAGCTGGGTGTGCCTGTGGACCAAGTGGCCAAAGCAG gccccggcctggcctTTGTTGTCTACCCCCAGGCCATGACCATGCTGCCTCTGTCGCCCTTCTggtccttcctcttcttcttcatgCTTCTGACCCTCGGCTTGGACAGCCAG TTTGCCTTTCTGGAGACCATTGTGACAGCTGTGACGGACGAGTTCCCGTACTACCTGCGGCCCAAGAAGGTGGTGTTCTCGGGGCTCATCTGCGTGGCCATGTACCTGCTGGGGCTGGTCCTCACCACCGAA GGGGGCATGTACTGGCTGGTCCTTCTGGACGACTACAGCGCGAGCTTCGggctgatggtggtggtgatcaCCACGTGCCTCGCCGTGACCCGGGTGTATG GCATTCAGAGGTTCTGCAGAGACATCCACATGATGCTGGGCTTCAAGCCGGGCCTCTACTTCAGGGCCTGCTGGCTGTTCCTGTCCCCAGCCACGCTCTTG GCCCTGCTGGTGTATAGCATCGTCAAGTACCAGCCCTCAGAGTACGGCAGCTACCGCTTCCCGCCCTGGGCTGAGCTGCTGGGCATCCTAATGGGCCTGCTGTCCTGCCTCCTGATCCCAGCCGGCATGCTGGTGGCCGTGCTTCGAGAGGAGGGCTCGCTCTGGGAG CGGCTCCAGCAGGCCAGCCGGCCGGCCATGGACTGGGGCCCGTCGCTGGAGGAGAACCGGACAGGCATGTACGTGGCCACGCTGGCCGGGAGCCAGTCGCCCAAGCCGCTGATGGTGCACATGCGCAAGTACGGGGGCATCACCAGCTTCGAGAACACGGCCATCGAGGTGGACCGCGAGATTGCCGAGGAGGAGGAGTCCATGATGTGA